A section of the Deltaproteobacteria bacterium genome encodes:
- a CDS encoding methyltransferase domain-containing protein, with product MASEESVEYHDRLVALLETVWGEGFLSPGGPEEVALVLEGIDLAGCRVLDIGCGVGGVDILLVRDYQAAKVVGIDVEKPVIEKSRRRAVEHGLSDRIEYRLVDPGPLPFGDETFDVAFSKDAMIHIPDKKALFEDVFRVLKPAGVFAASDWMRCDQGPPSADMQRYVESEGLSFDMAPPEAYARTLEETGFTEVVLKDRNPWYAELARKEYEQMKGPLYEMLVKRAGKEETDHNLNVWRNMCIVLESGELRPGHMRAFKRG from the coding sequence ATGGCTTCAGAGGAAAGCGTCGAATATCACGACCGGCTGGTCGCGCTGCTGGAAACGGTCTGGGGGGAGGGCTTCCTGTCCCCGGGAGGCCCGGAGGAGGTCGCCCTGGTTTTGGAGGGGATCGATCTCGCCGGCTGCAGGGTGCTGGACATCGGCTGCGGGGTCGGCGGCGTGGATATCCTGCTGGTGCGTGACTATCAGGCGGCAAAGGTTGTCGGCATCGACGTCGAGAAACCGGTGATCGAAAAAAGCCGCCGGCGGGCAGTTGAACACGGGCTGTCGGACCGCATCGAATACCGGCTGGTCGACCCCGGGCCCCTCCCCTTTGGCGACGAAACCTTCGACGTGGCGTTCAGCAAGGATGCCATGATACACATTCCGGACAAAAAAGCCCTGTTCGAGGATGTTTTTCGGGTTCTGAAGCCGGCCGGCGTTTTTGCCGCCTCCGACTGGATGCGCTGCGACCAAGGGCCTCCTTCGGCCGATATGCAGCGGTATGTCGAATCAGAGGGGTTGAGCTTCGACATGGCCCCGCCGGAAGCCTATGCCCGAACGCTCGAAGAAACGGGTTTTACGGAAGTCGTGCTCAAGGACAGGAACCCGTGGTACGCCGAATTGGCCCGTAAAGAATACGAGCAAATGAAAGGACCCCTCTACGAAATGCTGGTGAAGAGGGCCGGCAAGGAGGAAACCGACCACAACCTGAACGTATGGCGCAACATGTGCATCGTCCTGGAAAGCGGTGAACTCCGGCCGGGCCACATGCGGGCGTTTAAAAGGGGCTAA
- a CDS encoding beta-lactamase family protein codes for MRHWLKITLWGLAGIVITACIGIVWFAGKTGPIGSGFVAKYLCSSTFISHRDPETVFTEDVEPANPLAAFAGYTIDHDEKSVTGSLYGMFKLKAIYREGCGCSLVVGTTAETMRRQKLVAPDFAKNRPVHRGDLLWPAGSRAADISQIEGVDAAKIDAAIDAAFAEATPDNLRKTRAVVVVYDGKLISERYAPGFNKDMPLLGWSMSKSVTNALVGILVREGKLDIMQPAPVPEWQAAGDPRRRITLDQLLRMSSGLAFEEVYGPLADATDMLFGSYDFAAFAAAKPLETEPDGKWSYSSGTANIVARIVRQTIEKEDLYYYRFLYRELFDRIGMYSAILEPDASGTFVGSSYAHATPRDWARFGLLYLRDGVWAGERVLPKGWVAYTTTPTPTAPMGEYGALFWLNAGNPSNPEDRRWVHAPRDEYEASGFQEQKVIIIPSKKLVLVRFGATSHRPAWSTDEFIRNILAAFS; via the coding sequence ATGCGACATTGGTTAAAGATCACTCTTTGGGGCTTGGCGGGCATCGTCATCACTGCCTGTATTGGAATCGTGTGGTTTGCGGGGAAGACGGGCCCCATCGGGTCCGGCTTTGTGGCCAAATATCTGTGCTCGAGCACGTTCATCTCCCATCGCGACCCCGAAACCGTTTTCACCGAGGATGTGGAACCGGCCAACCCCCTGGCCGCCTTCGCCGGCTATACCATCGACCATGATGAAAAATCGGTCACCGGCAGCCTGTACGGCATGTTTAAACTGAAAGCCATTTATCGCGAGGGGTGCGGATGCTCACTGGTGGTCGGAACAACCGCCGAAACGATGCGCCGTCAGAAGCTTGTCGCGCCCGACTTTGCGAAAAACCGGCCGGTGCATCGCGGGGACCTCCTCTGGCCTGCGGGAAGCCGGGCAGCCGATATCAGCCAAATCGAAGGTGTCGATGCGGCCAAAATCGACGCCGCCATCGATGCGGCTTTTGCCGAAGCCACCCCTGACAACCTGCGCAAGACCCGGGCCGTGGTGGTGGTTTATGACGGCAAGCTTATTTCCGAACGGTATGCCCCGGGTTTTAACAAGGATATGCCGCTCCTGGGATGGTCCATGAGCAAGAGTGTCACCAATGCCCTGGTGGGCATTCTGGTAAGGGAAGGTAAACTGGACATCATGCAGCCGGCACCGGTGCCGGAATGGCAGGCGGCCGGCGACCCCCGTAGGCGGATAACCCTGGACCAGCTTTTACGCATGAGCAGCGGTCTGGCTTTCGAGGAGGTGTATGGACCGCTGGCCGATGCCACGGACATGCTTTTCGGGAGTTATGATTTTGCCGCCTTTGCCGCGGCCAAGCCGCTCGAGACGGAACCGGACGGCAAATGGTCCTACTCCAGCGGAACGGCTAATATCGTGGCCCGCATTGTCCGTCAGACGATCGAGAAAGAGGATCTGTATTACTATCGGTTTCTCTACCGGGAGCTGTTCGACAGGATCGGCATGTACAGCGCCATCCTGGAGCCGGATGCATCCGGGACCTTTGTGGGCTCCTCATACGCCCATGCGACGCCCAGAGACTGGGCCCGGTTCGGCCTGCTCTACCTCCGGGACGGCGTGTGGGCGGGTGAGCGCGTTCTGCCGAAGGGTTGGGTGGCCTACACCACCACGCCGACGCCAACAGCACCCATGGGAGAATACGGGGCTCTTTTCTGGTTGAATGCGGGCAACCCGAGCAACCCGGAAGACCGGCGATGGGTGCACGCCCCACGCGACGAGTACGAGGCTTCGGGTTTTCAGGAGCAGAAGGTTATCATCATTCCATCGAAAAAACTGGTGCTGGTGCGTTTCGGAGCTACAAGCCACCGCCCGGCCTGGAGTACGGACGAGTTCATCCGCAATATTCTGGCCGCATTTTCTTGA
- a CDS encoding DMT family transporter produces MKNQPEEMPAAAVRSPLLEVPLGGIGFMLAMTVCFSTLDASAKFITGELSLWMVMWGRYFFHLLFIAVFFLRGAPREIVSTRNLKMQVLRSSLIFCAGVTFWAGLIYLPLAECTVIAFISPLLVTILSVIFLGEKFGSYRWIVAVAGLAGVLLVVRPGAGIVHWAVILPVLSALFYATLQITTRILGMRDKALTTLFYTCTCGLVFSSVMAAFFWQTPSPVQWLLLMWLGLVGAAGHFFMIRAFERAPASLLASFDYATLVWAVLFGFFLFGDLPDGWTVVGAMIIVSSGAYLIRREKRAVIPKTYPAQTL; encoded by the coding sequence TTGAAAAATCAGCCTGAGGAAATGCCGGCCGCAGCAGTGCGGTCCCCTCTACTGGAAGTGCCGTTGGGTGGCATCGGTTTTATGCTGGCCATGACTGTGTGTTTCTCCACCCTGGACGCTTCCGCCAAATTCATAACCGGCGAACTGTCCCTGTGGATGGTGATGTGGGGGCGGTACTTTTTTCACCTGTTGTTCATCGCGGTCTTTTTCCTGCGGGGGGCGCCTCGGGAAATAGTGTCGACCCGCAATCTGAAAATGCAGGTTTTGCGATCTTCCTTGATATTCTGTGCCGGTGTCACCTTCTGGGCCGGGCTGATCTATCTGCCACTGGCGGAGTGCACGGTCATCGCGTTTATTTCACCGCTGCTGGTGACCATCCTCTCGGTCATATTCTTAGGCGAAAAATTCGGTTCGTACCGGTGGATTGTCGCGGTTGCGGGGCTTGCGGGTGTTCTGCTTGTCGTCAGGCCGGGAGCAGGCATCGTTCACTGGGCGGTGATTCTGCCGGTGCTGTCGGCACTTTTCTATGCGACGCTGCAGATAACCACCCGGATTCTGGGCATGCGGGACAAAGCATTGACAACGCTTTTTTACACATGCACATGCGGGCTTGTCTTTTCGAGCGTCATGGCGGCGTTTTTTTGGCAGACGCCCAGTCCGGTCCAATGGCTGCTGTTGATGTGGCTGGGACTGGTCGGGGCCGCCGGTCATTTTTTCATGATCAGGGCATTCGAGCGGGCGCCGGCGTCTCTGCTGGCGTCGTTCGATTACGCGACCCTTGTCTGGGCCGTGCTGTTCGGCTTCTTTCTCTTCGGCGACCTGCCGGATGGGTGGACGGTGGTGGGAGCCATGATCATCGTTTCCAGCGGCGCTTACCTGATCCGGCGGGAAAAGCGGGCGGTTATACCAAAGACCTACCCCGCTCAAACCCTGTGA
- a CDS encoding ubiquinone/menaquinone biosynthesis methyltransferase, with amino-acid sequence DGGRILDVGTGTGSIALDALKRGKNLRVVGADFTAGMIMVGRRRPGGNRVTWVNADALSLPFDDACFDAVTSGYLIRNVSDAARAFREQARVVKPGGRVVCLETSPPPEGPLRPWLLFFLNRAIPLLGHAVAGNRSAYTYLPQTTQAFLSPQQVCAVMRSAGLEHIRYQRFMFGTIAVHVGVRPLS; translated from the coding sequence CTGACGGTGGCCGGATACTGGATGTCGGCACCGGCACCGGAAGCATCGCCCTCGACGCCCTGAAAAGGGGAAAAAACCTCAGGGTCGTCGGCGCCGATTTCACCGCCGGAATGATAATGGTCGGAAGGCGGCGGCCCGGCGGGAACCGGGTCACCTGGGTGAACGCCGACGCGCTGTCGCTGCCCTTCGATGACGCCTGTTTCGATGCGGTCACATCCGGGTACCTCATCAGGAATGTCAGCGATGCCGCCCGCGCCTTTCGGGAGCAGGCTCGAGTCGTCAAGCCCGGCGGCCGCGTGGTCTGTCTGGAAACGTCACCACCGCCGGAAGGCCCCCTGAGGCCATGGCTCCTGTTCTTCCTGAACCGCGCGATCCCCCTCTTGGGGCACGCGGTGGCCGGCAACCGTTCGGCCTACACCTATCTCCCCCAGACGACCCAAGCCTTCTTATCCCCGCAACAAGTCTGCGCCGTCATGCGCTCGGCAGGTCTCGAGCACATCCGCTACCAACGCTTCATGTTCGGCACCATCGCGGTGCACGTGGGCGTCCGCCCGCTTTCTTAG
- a CDS encoding FAD-binding oxidoreductase, giving the protein MLDRNKPLWGKPPRLKRSYDAVIIGGGLHGLATAYFLARHQGMQNIAVLEKRYIGFGGAGRNTAIVRANQRTQENVPLYKEALDLWPVLTKELDYNLMFFNCGNLNLLHSEAAVNAARMNVASAQFQGVESHLIDAKTCKEMMPALNISEEITFPIMGAMYHPPGGIVRHDAVVWGLAKGAAKYGCHIHQQTEVTGINVAKGKIVSVDTQKGRINTPRVLLTAGGYTAALAYQMLGIKLPISVLNIQAMVTQPLKPLLNHVISSGAYHVYANQTLKGEIATGAHMDAWPNYTTQTTAYYIRHQAQAITQMLPCLKGVKFMRHWSGLADMTPDMAPIMDGNNAIEGFFLNCGWGYFGFKSCTANGKYLAQFMATGECPDILKPFHLGRYAKHRLMGETAALVTYTADN; this is encoded by the coding sequence ATGCTTGACAGAAACAAACCGTTGTGGGGCAAACCGCCCCGGTTGAAGAGAAGTTACGATGCGGTCATCATCGGGGGGGGGCTGCACGGCCTTGCAACCGCCTACTTTCTGGCCCGTCACCAGGGCATGCAGAACATTGCCGTCCTGGAAAAGAGATACATCGGATTTGGCGGGGCAGGGCGCAACACGGCTATCGTGCGGGCCAACCAGAGGACCCAGGAAAACGTTCCCCTGTACAAGGAAGCCCTCGACCTTTGGCCCGTACTGACCAAGGAACTCGACTACAATCTCATGTTTTTCAACTGCGGCAACCTGAACCTCCTGCACAGCGAGGCCGCCGTCAATGCCGCCAGGATGAACGTCGCCAGCGCCCAGTTTCAGGGCGTTGAAAGCCACCTGATCGATGCCAAGACCTGCAAGGAGATGATGCCGGCCCTCAACATTTCAGAAGAGATCACCTTCCCGATCATGGGCGCCATGTACCACCCGCCCGGCGGCATCGTCCGCCACGATGCCGTTGTCTGGGGCCTTGCCAAGGGTGCCGCCAAATACGGCTGCCACATCCACCAGCAAACGGAAGTGACCGGCATCAACGTCGCAAAAGGCAAGATCGTCTCAGTGGACACGCAAAAAGGGAGGATAAACACACCACGGGTTCTGCTGACGGCCGGCGGGTACACCGCAGCCCTCGCGTATCAGATGCTGGGCATCAAACTGCCCATCAGCGTGCTGAACATCCAGGCCATGGTCACACAGCCCCTGAAGCCGCTCCTGAACCACGTCATCTCTTCCGGTGCTTACCACGTCTACGCCAATCAGACGCTCAAGGGGGAGATCGCCACCGGCGCCCACATGGACGCCTGGCCCAATTACACCACCCAGACAACCGCATATTACATTCGGCATCAAGCCCAGGCCATCACCCAGATGCTTCCCTGCCTCAAAGGCGTGAAATTCATGCGTCACTGGTCGGGGCTGGCGGACATGACCCCGGACATGGCCCCCATCATGGACGGCAACAACGCCATCGAGGGCTTTTTCCTGAACTGCGGCTGGGGGTATTTCGGCTTCAAGTCCTGCACGGCCAACGGCAAATACCTGGCCCAATTCATGGCTACGGGTGAATGCCCGGACATTCTCAAACCGTTCCACCTGGGGCGCTACGCCAAACACCGTTTGATGGGAGAAACCGCCGCACTGGTGACATACACGGCGGACAACTAA
- a CDS encoding MurR/RpiR family transcriptional regulator encodes MDNRSSQATIKAIVEQHPSLTPKGRILGSYIMENPRKAVFMTTKELAETCRVSEATVVRFVSQLGFSGYSAFRQALRDFVDTDLSLLDRKDLSGLKGPDANRLHRVMVEEMDNLQYFFEIADMEALAEAVSAVEESGYVYVVGSRLSYTFAYYLGWSLTKIRQNVQILKGSDSTAIDWLTIAPADCLVVIIATARYPNELIRLGRLVHRLGKKLMVIADSSLCPLVRLADLSLVAPSKNIPFIGSPTTISCIINYLVQELASRDGDRLEEHQRRLEKVYAENDVLFNLKKTDRSGSP; translated from the coding sequence ATGGATAACCGATCATCGCAAGCAACCATCAAGGCCATTGTCGAGCAGCATCCGTCCCTGACACCGAAAGGGCGTATTCTCGGCAGCTATATCATGGAAAACCCGCGTAAGGCCGTTTTCATGACCACGAAGGAACTTGCCGAAACATGCCGTGTAAGTGAAGCCACGGTCGTACGTTTTGTCAGTCAACTGGGCTTCAGCGGCTACAGCGCTTTTCGGCAGGCCCTGAGGGATTTTGTCGATACGGACTTGAGTCTGTTGGACCGCAAAGACCTCTCCGGCCTGAAGGGCCCTGACGCGAACCGGCTGCACCGCGTGATGGTTGAGGAGATGGACAACCTCCAATATTTTTTCGAGATTGCCGACATGGAGGCCCTGGCCGAGGCGGTGTCCGCCGTGGAAGAGAGTGGGTACGTCTATGTGGTGGGGTCGAGGCTGTCCTACACATTCGCGTACTACCTGGGGTGGTCGCTGACCAAGATCCGGCAAAATGTGCAAATTCTCAAAGGCAGCGACAGCACCGCCATCGACTGGCTCACCATCGCCCCCGCCGACTGCCTGGTCGTCATCATCGCCACCGCCCGCTACCCCAACGAGTTGATACGCCTCGGCAGGCTCGTGCACCGTTTGGGGAAAAAACTGATGGTCATTGCCGACAGCAGCCTCTGCCCCCTGGTCCGGTTGGCCGATCTCTCGCTGGTCGCACCCAGCAAAAACATTCCCTTCATCGGAAGCCCCACGACGATCTCCTGCATTATCAACTACCTGGTCCAGGAGCTGGCCAGCCGGGACGGGGACCGTCTGGAAGAGCACCAGCGGAGGCTCGAGAAGGTGTACGCGGAAAACGACGTGCTTTTCAATCTGAAGAAAACCGACCGGAGCGGATCGCCTTGA
- a CDS encoding AMP-binding protein, translating to MGLYDFTVYDMICRSAAGSAEKEAVVFNSERLTYPAFKERCDRLAAGLTAAGIQQGDRLGVVGHNSSDYLVLYGAAAKIGAIVLAVNWRFQEEEIFFVLNDCKPRLVFAGQPYGDVVAKVAPRVDAIEKCYAIGPGDPSADFLPFSDLLSEQGLERTYDIPADAGFVIIHTAAVEGEPRGALLSQANIVYSSMITQLRYHLTEKDCHICILPLFHIAGLSLAMATMHCGGKNVVLERFKPEQTLDAIEKEKGTTFFNFAPILKKLMEAYEKGNYDISSLRHVTGMDHPENIMRFLELVPGVQYETGFGQTEAMGVSGGLITDRPGSAGKPTALSNVVLLDDLDNEVPTGTPGEICVRSPTVFKGYWGRDEDNAYTFRNGWHHTGDIGRFDEDGFLWYVKRKAQKELIKPGGENVYPAEVEKAILGHEAIAEVSVIGVSDKQWGEAIKAVCVLEPGKRVDPDELKAYVASQIARYKKPKHVVFVETLPKTGDGEIDREKVKKDHGAKY from the coding sequence ATGGGACTTTACGACTTCACCGTTTATGACATGATTTGCCGCAGTGCCGCCGGCAGTGCGGAGAAAGAGGCCGTCGTCTTCAACTCGGAGCGCTTGACCTACCCGGCGTTTAAAGAAAGATGCGATCGACTGGCGGCCGGGTTGACGGCAGCCGGGATTCAGCAGGGCGACCGGCTGGGTGTGGTCGGCCACAACAGCTCCGATTACCTGGTTCTCTACGGTGCGGCCGCGAAGATCGGCGCCATCGTCCTGGCCGTAAACTGGCGGTTTCAGGAGGAGGAAATTTTTTTCGTTCTGAACGACTGCAAACCGCGATTGGTTTTTGCAGGGCAGCCTTACGGTGACGTGGTTGCCAAGGTTGCCCCGAGAGTGGACGCCATCGAAAAATGCTATGCCATAGGACCCGGAGACCCGTCTGCGGATTTTTTACCATTCAGCGACCTTCTCAGCGAGCAGGGACTGGAACGGACGTACGACATCCCGGCGGACGCCGGGTTTGTCATCATTCACACGGCGGCGGTGGAGGGGGAGCCGCGGGGGGCGCTTTTAAGCCAGGCCAATATCGTATACAGCAGCATGATAACCCAGTTACGCTACCATCTGACAGAGAAGGACTGCCACATCTGTATTCTGCCGCTGTTTCACATTGCCGGGCTTTCCCTGGCCATGGCTACCATGCACTGTGGCGGCAAGAACGTGGTCCTGGAGCGCTTCAAGCCGGAACAGACCTTGGACGCCATTGAAAAGGAGAAGGGCACCACTTTTTTCAATTTCGCCCCTATCCTTAAAAAGCTGATGGAGGCCTATGAGAAAGGGAACTACGATATAAGCTCCCTCAGACACGTCACCGGCATGGACCACCCCGAAAACATCATGCGCTTTCTCGAACTGGTACCGGGGGTGCAGTATGAAACCGGCTTCGGACAGACCGAGGCCATGGGGGTCAGTGGAGGCCTGATCACCGACCGGCCCGGAAGTGCCGGAAAGCCGACGGCTCTCAGCAATGTCGTTCTTTTGGATGATCTGGACAATGAGGTCCCCACGGGAACCCCCGGCGAAATCTGTGTGCGTTCGCCCACGGTTTTCAAGGGATACTGGGGCCGGGACGAGGACAACGCGTACACGTTTCGCAACGGATGGCACCACACCGGCGACATCGGCAGATTCGACGAGGACGGTTTCCTCTGGTATGTGAAGCGCAAGGCCCAGAAGGAACTGATCAAACCGGGCGGCGAGAACGTGTATCCGGCCGAAGTGGAAAAGGCGATTCTGGGCCACGAGGCGATCGCCGAAGTGAGCGTCATCGGAGTTTCCGACAAACAGTGGGGCGAGGCCATCAAGGCCGTCTGCGTGCTCGAGCCCGGAAAGCGTGTCGACCCGGATGAACTGAAGGCGTATGTGGCTTCGCAGATTGCACGCTATAAAAAGCCCAAGCACGTCGTGTTCGTCGAGACCCTGCCCAAAACAGGGGACGGCGAGATCGACCGGGAAAAGGTGAAGAAAGACCACGGGGCCAAATACTAA
- a CDS encoding sarcosine oxidase subunit delta, whose product MALTLTCPICGKRNGYEFRYGGEDKGPQPDDFGLSPEAWCEYVHMNRCVAGVQKEWWCHKDGCGIWFTTQRDTRINLEVE is encoded by the coding sequence ATGGCGCTCACACTGACCTGCCCGATATGCGGTAAACGCAACGGCTACGAATTCAGGTACGGCGGTGAGGACAAGGGACCGCAACCCGACGATTTCGGGCTTTCTCCGGAAGCGTGGTGTGAATATGTGCACATGAACCGCTGTGTCGCCGGCGTTCAAAAGGAATGGTGGTGCCACAAGGACGGGTGCGGCATCTGGTTCACCACTCAGCGGGACACACGTATTAATCTTGAAGTGGAATAA